The sequence GGAGGGGAAAGACCTGTCCGGGCCGAGGACGCTCATGGTCGTTGTCAACCGCAGGCCGGTAGACGCGGAACAGGCAATGTTCGGCACGAACTCGGCGTCCGCGGCAAACGCCGGAGACGGAGAAGGAGGTGCAGGTGGCGCGCGCCGGTCGAGGATCATCGTGATCGGAGACTCGGACTTCGCGACCAACTCCTTCTTCCATATCATGGGAAACGGCAATCTTTTCCTCAACGCCGTCAACTATCTCGCCGCCCAGGAGAACCTCATTGGCATAGAGCCAAGGACCTACGACGTTCCAAGAGTCAATCTGACCAATCGTCAGATGAAAGGAACGTTCTTTCTGTCGATCGTGCTCATCCCGGGTCTGCTTGCGATCATCGGAACCGCAGTATGGTGGAAGCAGCGGTGAGCGCCCGCCCCATGCGCCGAAGATTGGCTGCGGTGTGGGCGATCTTGCTGTTACTCGTGGGCGTGATCTCGGTTCTCGAGTGGTCGGAGAGAAATACGTCCGACGAGGGTGGCTACGCGAACCGCATGCTGCTGCCCGCACCGATAGAGGAACTGTCGGCGATCGAGATCGCGGTGGCCGGCGGCGTGCACCGCTTCGAGCGTGACCGCTCGGGCATCTGGTTCTACCATGGAGTTCACACCGGGGCGGAAGGTTCTCACGAACACGCGATCGAGCCCGACACGGCACAACGCATCGCAAAGGCCTTTGCCGCTTTTGGGCGTACGAAGATCGAGCGCGAATTCGCGATAAGCGACCAGGAAGCGGCGTTCGGAACCAGGACTCCGACGATGATCATTCTGGTCTATGGACCGGGCAATTCCGCGCCACTGATGCAATACGCAATCGGCGACATCGCCCCCGACACGATCAGCCGTTACGTACGCCCGGTCGGAAGATCGAACGTGGTAACCATACCCAACTACCAGATCGAAAACCTGCTCGGCCTGCTCGAGGCGGTGGGCGGCACGCCGGCGGCGCGTGTGCAGGCACGCTAGAGGCCCGTCACAGCAAACCGCGTTCAGCAAAGGAAAGCGCCAAGCCGTTGCCGACGATGAAGTGGTCGAGAACGCGCACATCGACCAGCTCGAGTGCACGCTTGAGCGCCTGCGTGAGCACTTCGTCCGCGCGGCTGGGTTCGGCAAGGCCGGATGGATGGTTGTGGGCAAAGATCACGGACGCGGCGTTGTGCTTGAGCGCAGTCTTGACGACTTCGCGCGGATAGACGCTGGTCTGCGTCAGCGTTCCGGAAAATAGCGCGTCGGCTGCGATGACGCGGTTTTGCGCGTCGAGGAAGATCCCCATGAAGACCTCGACCGGCTTGTGCTGCAGCGTGAGCCGAAGATAGTCGCGCACGGCCTGCGGCGAGCCGAGATTGACCCCGGATTTCAGTTCCTGCGCCAGCGCGCGCCGCGCCATCTCCATGGCTGCCTGTAGCTGGACGTACTTCGCTTCACCGAGCCCCTTGA comes from Burkholderiales bacterium and encodes:
- the radC gene encoding DNA repair protein RadC, whose product is MAIKDWPEDDRPREKLLARGPASLSDAELLAIFLRTGIRGRSAVELSRDLLKRLGSLAAITAAQRETFCGIKGLGEAKYVQLQAAMEMARRALAQELKSGVNLGSPQAVRDYLRLTLQHKPVEVFMGIFLDAQNRVIAADALFSGTLTQTSVYPREVVKTALKHNAASVIFAHNHPSGLAEPSRADEVLTQALKRALELVDVRVLDHFIVGNGLALSFAERGLL